Part of the Chitinophagaceae bacterium genome, AACTTTAAGCTATGAAAAATCTAATGCAAACTTTTGGTCTAATATTATTGCTTACTTTCACATTCTTTACAGACAAAGCTCATGCATGGGAAATACCCGGTGTGCCACAACAGCCTCAGTGGTTTATGCCTATAATGTTTGAAGATGCTACCGGGCAGAGAGATACTGTTTATTTAGGATATGACAGTACATATACAATGACAGGCTCAGGAGCATTTGATCCAAATTTTGAAATTTTACATCATTTGGATACATCAAAGTTTGCGGTATATTGGAAGATGGGATTGGGATGGCCAGAAGATAGTGTAAAAAAAATTGAAATTTCAGGTTATAATAAACCAAGTATTTACTTACAATTCAATAAAGGTGTTTACCCCATTAAAATGAAATGGGTAGATTCACTGATGTATAGTGACAGGCTGCCTTATCCCGAAATTGAAGAGGGGAGGCCACGTGCAAGAATTGATATGGAGTGTCGCGGAGAGCCTGGTTACTTTCCTTGTGGCGTTGGCTGGGGCATGCCACCATATATTTTAAGTAACTATAATCATCCGGACTTTAATTCAGAAGCTTGGTACCCCCCCTATGGTTTGGTTCATTCGGACAGTTTATATTTTGAAAGTTCAGGGATGTATTTAGCAGACAACTCTGTTTATGAACCTCGAATAGAACTCACTTTAAGACCACACAATGACCCGCTTGCAGTAAATGTTGAAGAAATTACTCAACAGTATTTGAATATATATCCGAATCCATTTGAAAGTACATTTTATGTTGAAAATCAATCCGGTAAATCTTTAGTGTACACTATTTACAATGTTTTAGGTAGTAAACTCTTATCCGGCAAGTTAAATGATATTACAAACCGCATTACATTAAGCGATTATCCTGCAGGGGTTTACTGGATCAGAATACATCATGAAAATACTCATTTTACTCATAAACTTTTAAAACTTTAAGCTATGAAAAATCTATTGAAAATTTTCAGTTTCTTTTA contains:
- a CDS encoding T9SS C-terminal target domain-containing protein, producing MKNLMQTFGLILLLTFTFFTDKAHAWEIPGVPQQPQWFMPIMFEDATGQRDTVYLGYDSTYTMTGSGAFDPNFEILHHLDTSKFAVYWKMGLGWPEDSVKKIEISGYNKPSIYLQFNKGVYPIKMKWVDSLMYSDRLPYPEIEEGRPRARIDMECRGEPGYFPCGVGWGMPPYILSNYNHPDFNSEAWYPPYGLVHSDSLYFESSGMYLADNSVYEPRIELTLRPHNDPLAVNVEEITQQYLNIYPNPFESTFYVENQSGKSLVYTIYNVLGSKLLSGKLNDITNRITLSDYPAGVYWIRIHHENTHFTHKLLKL